The following are from one region of the Dreissena polymorpha isolate Duluth1 chromosome 2, UMN_Dpol_1.0, whole genome shotgun sequence genome:
- the LOC127868190 gene encoding uncharacterized protein LOC127868190 — MKTRRRNQRFLARKLNCHIDQLLMHKSDQYLQKKAFVDQLECILHHNEPDVCFWKQEEQIGSKQIAATLTRSERGFPPLSPVMSGDADSFMSEKGKSFKLEPVKLADSEYCRQVLAVVGQQGGRIMIANQELFKQLEILGHSIILNTNQTNEADGKGEHSGFSKGGNLREVEYLLPDKCDANETPHDLYMKLKNSWMEGQPKESMKGPALCIGGTILTYRGNHSNKSDTSPKDKIIFERSVFFSDNVTHFKSFEHSNKQRYKIARPIIIQKDVTGFHSNQNASATGLFSNKSASGSGLTGYQNASKSGFQNNQNAIDSEFPSNRSSRLSGNTMGVELVMNECVDGKQNQCSQGQDDAVAKETIIMMTGKVGKVLRAHAVIENVGSTAVKFNWLKAHQPVNFGVTRKQRRPFYFNDNDGVILPRDKIYVPMLFKTVGTWDFHRDVAT, encoded by the exons ATGAAGACTCGTAGGCGCAACCAGCGCTTTCTTGCCA GGAAATTGAATTGCCACATAGACCAGCTCCTTATGCATAAGAGTGACCAATACCTGCAGAAGAAGGCATTTGTAGACCAGCTTGAATGCATCTTACACCACAATGAGCCAGACGTTTGCTTCTGGAAACAAGAGGAACAAATTGGCTCTAAGCAGATTGC TGCCACTCTAACAAGATCAGAGAGAGGTTTCCCTCCATTGTCACCGGTCATGAGTGGCGATGCAGACTCATTCATGTCAGAGAAAG GAAAGTCATTTAAATTGGAACCAGTCAAACTGGCTGATTCGGAGTACTGCAGACAAGTTCTGGCTGTTGTAGGGCAGCAAGGTGGGAGAATAATGATTGCAAACCAAGAA CTTTTCAAGCAGCTAGAGATACTTGGGCATTCCATTATACTGAATACAAACCAGACAAATGAGGCTGATGGCAAGGGGGAGCATTCAGGCTTTTCAAAGGGAGGCAATTTGAGAGAAGTGGAGTATCTCTTGCCAGACAAATGTGATGCAAATGAAACACCACATGACCTCTACATGAAATTGAAAAACTCCTGGATGGAGGGCCAGCCCAAAGAAag TATGAAAGGACCAGCCCTTTGTATTGGTGGAACCATCTTGACCTATAGAGGTAACCATAGCAACAAAAGTGACACTTCTCCCAAAGACAAAATCATATTTGAGAGGAGTGTATTCTTCAGCGACAATGTCACACATTTCAAGTCATTTGAGCACAGCAACAAACAGAGGTATAAAATAGCCAGGCCCATTATAATTCAAAAAGATGTGACaggtttccatagcaaccaaaatgCAAGTGCAACAGGGTTGTTTAGCAACAAGAGTGCGAGTGGCTCTGGACTTACTGGCTACCAAAATGCAAGTAAATCAGGTTTCCAGAACAACCAAAATGCAATTGACTCTGAATTCCCCAGCAACCGTAGTTCACGTTTATCAGGTAACACAATGGGTGTTGAACTAGTAATGAACGAATGTGTTGATGGAAAGCAGAACCAATGTTCTCAAGGTCAAGATGATGCAGTTGCTAAGGAAACCATTATCATGATGACAGGAAAAGTTGGGAAGGTCCTCAGGGCTCATGCTGTGATTGAAAACGTAGGATCAACAGCTGTCAAATTCAACTGGCTG AAAGCTCACCAGCCTGTCAACTTTGGTGTCACCCGGAAACAGAGAAGGCCTTTCTATTTTAATGACAATGATG GTGTCATTCTTCCAAGGGACAAAATCTACGTGCCCATGCTTTTCAAAACCGTGGGAACCTGGGATTTTCACAGAGACGTGGCTACTTAA
- the LOC127869928 gene encoding uncharacterized protein LOC127869928 has protein sequence MMYKTAMESLKPRETTYASSHKREATHNVPLVLSVAKLRKLLLKMPTNASSKEPVVPEVMNKGANSVGTSIPGSNLLKELVLTQEDINFQRKEDLLLVLYQEIGILSFRPLKPLASDTQMRILLVSLLLQSAVDTMVTQATILAGTLELNPKERVKNKVETDKKKQSKDKAKTNKDRKGGKETSPPCHQCRAQGGNLLFFCSLQNENVFG, from the exons ATGATGTATAAGACTGCAATGGAAAGTTTGAAGCCAAGGGAGACTACCTATGCAAGCAGTCATAAAAGGGAAGCCACCCACAATGTTCCCCTGGTATTGTCAGTGGCCAAACTTCGGAAG CTGCTGTTAAAAATGCCAACCAATGCTAGCAGCAAGGAACCAGTTGTTCCAGAGGTGATGAACAAGGGTGCCAATTCTGTCGGGACATCCATACCAGGAAGTAACCTTCTGAAAGAATTAGTTCTGACACAAGAGGATATAAATTTTCAACGAAAAGAGGACCTTCTTCTTGTTCTGTATCAAGAGATAGGCATCCTGAGTTTCAGACCTTTAAAGCCTCTTGCTTCAGACACACAGATGCGTATTCTTTTAGT GTCTTTACTTCTCCAGTCTGCAGTAGACACCATGGTTACACAGGCAACCATTCTAGCAGGCACACTGGAATTGAACCCAAAGGAGAGAGTTAAGAACAAAGTGGAAACTGACAAAAAGAAACAATCTAAGGATAAAGCCAAG ACAAACAAGGACAGGAAAGGCGGCAAAGAGACATCACCCCCCTGCCACCAGTGCCGCGCCCAGGGAGGAAACCTACTTTTTTTCTGCAGCTTACAAAATGAGAACGTCTTCGGATGA